The following coding sequences are from one Trichoplusia ni isolate ovarian cell line Hi5 chromosome 15, tn1, whole genome shotgun sequence window:
- the LOC113501350 gene encoding uncharacterized protein LOC113501350 isoform X2 yields the protein MCCDLQMLSVQVPGCAGMERLGAPGGPRLRHDHRHHHSTLEWEKQQRLQAMVGRLQEMVEQETRARSAAAAERLGLPPSIQLPDGEYGQDVHLQLRVPYQQAELTRSSFQPPPNKCVSDVPEWAGGAEAGAARRGGGKKDGLLQKATRWWVRMGARPAAPFLPAAAPPPCVMVPRRAAPAAPPDA from the exons AGATGCTCTCGGTACAAGTGCCGGGGTGCGCGGGCATGGAGCGGCTGGGCGCGCCGGGGGGACCGCGCCTACGGCACGATCACAGACATCACCATTCCACATT GGAATGGGAAAAGCAGCAAAGGCTGCAAGCGATGGTGGGGCGGTTGCAGGAGATGGTGGAGCAAGAGACGCGCGCGCGATCTGCCGCGGCCGCAGAGCGCCTCGGCCTGCCGCCCAGTATACAACTGCCCGACGGCGAGTACGGACAGGACGTGCATCTACAGTTACGAGTCCCTTATCAG CAAGCCGAGCTGACGAGAAGCAGCTTCCAGCCTCCACCGAACAAGTGCGTGAGCGACGTGCCCGAGTGGGCGGGCGGCGcagaggcgggcgcggcgcggcgcggcggcggcaaGAAGGACGGGCTGCTGCAGAAGGCCACGCGCTGGTGGGTGCGCATGGGCGCGCGGCCGGCGGCGCCGTTCCTgccggccgccgcgccgccgccgtgcGTCATGgtgccgcgccgcgccgcgcccgccgcgccgcccgacgcgtga
- the LOC113501350 gene encoding uncharacterized protein LOC113501350 isoform X1: MIIKNMCCDLQMLSVQVPGCAGMERLGAPGGPRLRHDHRHHHSTLEWEKQQRLQAMVGRLQEMVEQETRARSAAAAERLGLPPSIQLPDGEYGQDVHLQLRVPYQQAELTRSSFQPPPNKCVSDVPEWAGGAEAGAARRGGGKKDGLLQKATRWWVRMGARPAAPFLPAAAPPPCVMVPRRAAPAAPPDA, from the exons AGATGCTCTCGGTACAAGTGCCGGGGTGCGCGGGCATGGAGCGGCTGGGCGCGCCGGGGGGACCGCGCCTACGGCACGATCACAGACATCACCATTCCACATT GGAATGGGAAAAGCAGCAAAGGCTGCAAGCGATGGTGGGGCGGTTGCAGGAGATGGTGGAGCAAGAGACGCGCGCGCGATCTGCCGCGGCCGCAGAGCGCCTCGGCCTGCCGCCCAGTATACAACTGCCCGACGGCGAGTACGGACAGGACGTGCATCTACAGTTACGAGTCCCTTATCAG CAAGCCGAGCTGACGAGAAGCAGCTTCCAGCCTCCACCGAACAAGTGCGTGAGCGACGTGCCCGAGTGGGCGGGCGGCGcagaggcgggcgcggcgcggcgcggcggcggcaaGAAGGACGGGCTGCTGCAGAAGGCCACGCGCTGGTGGGTGCGCATGGGCGCGCGGCCGGCGGCGCCGTTCCTgccggccgccgcgccgccgccgtgcGTCATGgtgccgcgccgcgccgcgcccgccgcgccgcccgacgcgtga
- the LOC113501350 gene encoding uncharacterized protein LOC113501350 isoform X3 — protein sequence MLSVQVPGCAGMERLGAPGGPRLRHDHRHHHSTLEWEKQQRLQAMVGRLQEMVEQETRARSAAAAERLGLPPSIQLPDGEYGQDVHLQLRVPYQQAELTRSSFQPPPNKCVSDVPEWAGGAEAGAARRGGGKKDGLLQKATRWWVRMGARPAAPFLPAAAPPPCVMVPRRAAPAAPPDA from the exons ATGCTCTCGGTACAAGTGCCGGGGTGCGCGGGCATGGAGCGGCTGGGCGCGCCGGGGGGACCGCGCCTACGGCACGATCACAGACATCACCATTCCACATT GGAATGGGAAAAGCAGCAAAGGCTGCAAGCGATGGTGGGGCGGTTGCAGGAGATGGTGGAGCAAGAGACGCGCGCGCGATCTGCCGCGGCCGCAGAGCGCCTCGGCCTGCCGCCCAGTATACAACTGCCCGACGGCGAGTACGGACAGGACGTGCATCTACAGTTACGAGTCCCTTATCAG CAAGCCGAGCTGACGAGAAGCAGCTTCCAGCCTCCACCGAACAAGTGCGTGAGCGACGTGCCCGAGTGGGCGGGCGGCGcagaggcgggcgcggcgcggcgcggcggcggcaaGAAGGACGGGCTGCTGCAGAAGGCCACGCGCTGGTGGGTGCGCATGGGCGCGCGGCCGGCGGCGCCGTTCCTgccggccgccgcgccgccgccgtgcGTCATGgtgccgcgccgcgccgcgcccgccgcgccgcccgacgcgtga
- the LOC113501352 gene encoding chromosome transmission fidelity protein 8 homolog — protein MQIYVNCKNESEGGIPEWAIVELQGLIQTKKQENSSATVVGDMHYFNRNRHPVLVLGHHILNGKEVKLEHPMAVFEKIVIEDRTSYKVRAVVKKKILFKSRPKPIISNVSDKV, from the exons ATGCAAATTTACGTTAACTG TAAGAATGAAAGCGAGGGCGGAATTCCGGAATGGGCGATAGTGGAGCTTCAAGGTCTTATTCAGACAAAGAAGCAGGAAAACAGCAGTGCTACTGTAGTTGGCGATATGCATTACTTTAACAGAAACCGACATCCAGTTTTAGTACTTGGCCACCACATTCTAAACGGTAAAGAAGTTAAGCTAGAGCATCCGATGGCAGTATTCGAAAAAATCGTCATTGAAGACAGAACTAGTTATAAAGTGAGGGCTGtggtcaaaaagaaaatattatttaagtcaAGACCGAAACCCATTATATCCAATGTTTCAGACAAGGTGTGA
- the LOC113501347 gene encoding general transcription and DNA repair factor IIH helicase subunit XPB: protein MGPPKKLKKYDSRTGSDRSGKKKKVEEEMTIDLVDDDNTENVGVPGAAMQDAEKNDQVPEDEFGAKDYRSQMELKSDNTSRPLWVAPNGHIFLEAFSPVYKHAHDFLIAIAEPVCRPQHIHEYKLTAYSLYAAVSVGLQTADIIEYLQRLSKCTVPAGIVEFITLCTLSYGKVKLVLKHNRYLVESKHVEVLQKLLRDPVIQQCRLRRDGDDDLLSSALPNKPAAVKPGESSEKPPAANGAVPDDISQFYQQLDKEDDDDEATDITANTAVAFEVDPDKIEVIQKRCIELEHPLLAEYDFRNDSINPDINIDLKPTAVLRPYQEKSLRKMFGNGRARSGVIVLPCGAGKSLVGVTAVCTVRKRALVLCNSGVSVEQWKQQFKCWSTADDSMICRFTSEAKDKPMGAGILITTYSMITHGQRRSWEAEQTMKWLQAQEWGLVVLDEVHTIPAKMFRRVLTIVHSHAKLGLTATLLREDDKIADLNFLIGPKLYEANWLELQANGYIARVQCAEVWCPMTPEFYREYLIQKINKKMLLYVMNPSKFRACQFLVRYHERRGDKTIVFSDNVFALRHYAVKMNKPYIYGPTSQSERIQILQNFKFNPKVNTIFVSKVADTSFDLPEANVLIQISSHGGSRRQEAQRLGRILRAKKGALAEEYNAFFYTLVSQDTLEMAYSRKRQRFLVNQGYSYKVITELKGMDTEPDMFYGTREEQGMLLQQVLAASETECEEEREGGAGGAGGAARRGGALSSLAGADDALYLEHRRANNLQKHPLFKKFRY, encoded by the exons ATGGGTCCAccaaagaagttaaaaaaatatgattcccGAACAGGAAGTGACAGATCAG gcAAGAAAAAGAAAGTGGAAGAAGAAATGACAATAGATTTGGTTGATGATGATAACACGGAAAATGTTGGAGTACCTGGAGCAGCCATGCAGGATGCTGAGAAAAATGATCAGGTGCCTGAGGACGAATTTGGTGCCAAAGATTACAG aagtCAAATGGAATTGAAATCTGACAACACAAGTCGGCCCCTGTGGGTTGCGCCAAatggtcatatttttttagaagcGTTTTCACCAGTGTACAAGCATGCTCATGACTTTTTAATTGCCATTGCTGAGCCTGTGTGTAG ACCACAACACATTCACGAGTACAAGCTAACAGCATACAGTCTATACGCAGCAGTGTCTGTGGGTCTGCAGACCGCAGATATAATTGAGTACCTGCAAAGACTGAGCAAGTGTACAGTACCTGCTGGCATTGTGGAGTTCATAACATTGTGTACTCTATCTTATGGCAAAGTAAAGCTTGTACTTAAACACAACAG ATATCTTGTGGAGAGCAAACACGTGGAGGTTTTACAAAAGCTGCTGCGTGATCCAGTGATTCAACAATGTAGATTGCGTCGCGACGGCGATGACGATCTACTGTCGTCAGCTCTTCCTAACAAACCTGCTGCTGTGAAACCAG GGGAGAGTAGTGAGAAGCCGCCGGCGGCTAACGGAGCGGTGCCTGATGATATCAGCCAGTTCTACCAGCAGCTGGACAAGGAGGACGACGACGACGAGGCCACCGACATCACCGCTAACACTGCTGTCGCTTTTGAAGTAGATCCCGATAAGATTGAG GTCATACAAAAGCGTTGCATCGAGTTGGAGCACCCGCTGTTAGCCGAGTATGACTTCCGTAACGACTCCATAAACCCAGACATCAACATAGATTTGAAGCCCACAGCCGTGTTGCGGCCTTACCAGGAGAAAAGTCTAAGGAAGATGTTTGGAAACGGAAGAGCACG GTCGGGTGTGATCGTGCTGCCGTGCGGCGCGGGCAAGTCGCTGGTGGGCGTGACGGCCGTCTGCACGGTGCGCAAGCGCGCGCTCGTGCTCTGCAACTCCGGCGTGTCCGTCGAGCAGTGGAAGCAGCAGTTCAAGTGCTGGTCCACGGCCGACGACAGCATGATCTGCAG ATTCACATCAGAAGCTAAAGACAAGCCAATGGGCGCGGGCATCCTGATTACGACGTACTCGATGATCACGCATGGACAGCGGCGCTCTTGGGAAGCTGAACAGACCATGAAGTGGCTGCAGGCGCAGGAGTGGGGGCTGGTCGTACTGGACGAGGTGCACACCATCCCCGCCAAGATGTTCCGCCGCGTACTCACCATCGTGCACTCGCACGCCAAGCTCG GTCTTACTGCTACACTGCTTCGAGAAGACGACAAAATTGCTGACTTGAACTTCTTGATCGGGCCTAAGTTATACGAGGCCAACTGGCTAGAGTTGCAAGCTAATGGCTACATCGCGCGCGTGCAGTGTGCCGAGGTCTGGTGTCCAATGACGCCAGAGTTTTACAGGGAATACCTCATACAAAA aattaacAAAAAGATGTTGCTGTACGTTATGAATCCATCGAAATTCCGCGCCTGTCAATTCTTAGTTCGATACCACGAGAGACGAGGCGACAAAACCATAGTGTTCTCAGACAACGTGTTCGCTCTACGACATTATGCTGTCAAAATGAACAAGCCATACATCTACGGACCCACGTCACAGAGCGAGAGGATCCAGATTCTTCAGAACTTCAAATTCAACCCTAAAGTGAACACTATATTTGTCAGTAAAGTGGCCGATACAAGTTTTGACTTGCCTGAAGCAAACGTCTTGATCCAAATTTCGTCTCATGGCGGTTCACGAAGGCAGGAAGCTCAACGTTTAG GACGTATTTTGAGAGCCAAAAAAGGAGCATTAGCTGAGGAGTACAACGCGTTCTTTTACACATTGGTCTCACAAGACACGCTCGAAATGGCTTACAGTCGAAAAAGACAGCGGTTCCTTGTCAACCAAGGTTACAGTTACAAG GTAATCACGGAACTCAAAGGAATGGACACGGAGCCAGACATGTTCTATGGCACCCGAGAAGAGCAAGGCATGTTACTTCAACAG GTCCTGGCGGCGTCCGAGACGGAGTGCGAGGAGGAGCGCGAGGGCGGGGCGGgaggcgcggggggcgcggcgcggcgcgggggcgCGCTGTCGTCGCTGGCGGGCGCCGACGACGCGCTCTACCTGGAGCACCGCCGCGCCAACAACCTGCAGAAGCACCCGCTCTTCAAGAAGTTCCGATACTAG
- the LOC113501346 gene encoding DNA ligase 1 isoform X1, with protein sequence MLRNKVYVIVLNIYTYVIGKMEAVEEPPLLTNPVEGMKVNVIYDEKEENAVASVATDVCQTHKSNGVSESSEAKVVAPIESNPAPVEDSKSENVSIAEVNNASKVEDIEPAVPPPEPDTTEVLVEDKVEQTKVSTQDTSSVTTETLESKPVEEPEQVSEVATIVEVDNTIETSMERVTFQTEILIESVDNEIIDNVAEEATIEENTEQDTSNLLSELGQSIELSEALRSSDVTDNVKNNNLATRQEVFNKEELLDILEGNDEEQPENVLTTNFQNVCSDKILEAQLALQQLSRLKTKPRKPRSDRLSRSRKIEKKVTKEKIKEQTKELVQISTQNDQVEVKSESEGDSIVNDLVKEWDDEDTPAGEKDSIIEPIGNIDKTTEGAVKPQDGETKEEDISSRTSMDSLSIPNKTGEEGQPQRRLGRVIKKKVIFDPDNPDTFTKSKTSKKNTEVSTELDKESTPAKKNKTDQTFQRSKSKSPLSKLQWKKPSPKNCKQNKRLTEVDKLLMDEGAVNMIYQLTPEAPKGKKNMKTKAEFIKKIQSSSTPDSKEMKFRERKKESKYEDGEARKILGGKQRSSLSSSVKSPSVCEDFEAHSADDSIIYRRHSSSSYSSSCMSPRRLSDVETSGQNVSRNSQQVVEVAHALPNTEGGSNRPVEVFMAETTDIKPDAINKNDCLSIKEKLNSKLNLALNKRKHDNPKGEKPSKLKKVSKSDEKPSGVEEYKFLSVNFDQRLAEVCVQRAGTKCNTEVIQELEKVLKMIESKKNISVTLLTSDCGSLYSDLDLRPLLDDNIDKTNVAAYETAESIRSLLHTVEQHSKLICLGISGRCSGIGLALAGLSDVAMASESASFAVSAKSHPTTIGPGIAVLTAYKLLPQPLLNDLVVFGRRLPAAEALRGGLVSRTLWPENFDKQVLSIAKDIAAQPSQNILLKKQLLNLKKSAGDSTSLHLEKERDLLVAYWTSVEGQALLRAAYNAA encoded by the exons ATGCTTAGAAACAAAGTTTACGTAAtagtactaaatatttatac TTACGTTATTGGGAAAATGGAAGCAGTTGAGGAGCCTCCACTTCTTACCAATCCAGTGGAAGGCATGAAAGTAAACGTAATTTATgatgaaaaagaagaaaacgCTGTGGCTTCGGTAGCAACGGATGTATGTCAAACACACAAATCAAACGGTGTTTCAGAATCCTCTGAGGCTAAAGTCGTTGCCCCAATTGAAAGTAATCCCGCACCTGTTGAAGATAGCAAATCAGAAAATGTGTCTATTGCAGAAGTAAACAATGCGTCAAAAGTGGAGGATATAGAGCCGGCGGTACCTCCACCAGAGCCTGACACTACAGAAGTGCTTGTTGAAGACAAAGTTGAACAAACAAAGGTGTCAACACAGGACACATCTTCTGTTACCACTGAGACATTAGAAAGTAAACCGGTTGAAGAACCTGAACAAGTGAGTGAAGTGGCTACTATCGTTGAAGTGGATAATACTATTGAAACATCTATGGAAAGGGTTACTTTCCAGactgaaatattaatagaatCTGTTGACAATGAAATTATTGACAATGTTGCTGAAGAGGCAACTATAGAGGAAAACACTGAACAAGATACTTCTAATTTACTTAGTGAACTTGGGCAAAGTATTGAATTAAGTGAAGCTTTACGGTCATCAGATGTTAcagataatgtaaaaaataataatttggcaACCAGACAGGAAGTGTTTAATAAGGAAGAATTATTAGATATCCTGGAAGGAAACGATGAGGAGCAGCCAGAAAATGTGTTGACTACAAATTTCCAAAATGTATGTTCTGATAAAATTTTAGAAGCACAGCTGGCATTGCAACAGCTTTCTCGATTAAAAACAAAGCCTAGAAAACCTCGATCAGATAGACTCTCAAGAAGTAGAAAAATTGAAAAGAAGGTGactaaagaaaaaatcaaagaaCAAACAAAGGAACTTGTACAGATCTCAACACAAAATGATCAAGTGGAAGTTAAAAGTGAATCTGAAGGGGACAGTATTGTGAATGATTTAGTGAAAGAGTGGGATGATGAGGATACTCCTGCTGGTGAAAAGGACAGTATAATTGAACCAATTGGAAACATAGATAAAACTACTGAAGGAGCTGTGAAACCCCAAGATGGAGAAACTAAGGAGGAAGACATTTCATCCCGGACTTCAATGGATTCTCTAAGCATCCCAAATAAGACTGGTGAAGAAGGCCAGCCTCAAAGAAGACTTGGTCgagtaataaagaaaaaagttatatttgatCCAGATAATCCTGATACATTTACGAAAAGTAAaactagcaaaaaaaatacagaagtAAGTACAGAGTTGGATAAAGAATCAACACcagctaaaaaaaataagactgaCCAAACTTTCCAGAGGTCCAAATCTAAATCACCACTATCTAAACTCCAGTGGAAAAAGCCATCTCCTAagaattgtaaacaaaacaagagaTTGACTGAAGTTGATAAGTTGTTAATGGATGAGGGTGCTGTTAATATGATTTATCAGCTCACCCCTGAAGCTCCAAAAGGTAAGAAGAATATGAAAACTAAAGcagagtttataaaaaaaatacaaagttctTCAACACCAGATTCTAAAGAAATGAAAtttagagaaagaaaaaaagaatcaaaatatGAAGATGGAGAAGCAAGAAAAATCCTTGGTGGCAAGCAGAGGTCCTCTCTGAGTAGCTCGGTTAAATCCCCATCAGTTTGTGAAGATTTTGAGGCACACAGTGCAGatgattccattatttataGACGGCACTCATCCAGTTCATACTCCAGCTCATGCATGAGTCCACGGCGGTTAAGTGATGTTGAGACAAGCGGGCAAAATGTGTCTCGTAATTCTCAGCAAGTAGTAGAGGTTGCTCATGCCCTGCCAAACACAGAGGGTGGCAGTAATCGTCCAGTTGAGGTGTTCATGGCAGAAACCACAGATATAAAACCTgatgctataaataaaaatgattgctTGTCAATTAAAGAAAAGCTCAATTCAAAACTAAACCTTGccttaaataaaagaaaacatgataATCCCAAAGGTGAAAAACCATCAAAGctaaaaaaagtatcaaaatctGATGAGAAACCTTCAGGTGTTGAGGAATATAAATTCCTATCAGTAAACTTTGATCAAAGGTTAGCTGAAGTATGTGTTCAGAGAGCAGGTACCAAATGCAATACTGAG GTAATACAAGAGCTAGAAAAGgtattaaaaatgattgaatcaaagaaaaacatatcAGTGACATTGTTAACATCTGACTGTGGCAGTTTATATTCGGATTTAGACTTAAGACCATTGTTAGATGATAATATTGACAAAACAAATGTAGCTGCATATGAAACAGCTGAATCTATAAG GTCGCTCTTACACACAGTGGAACAACATAGCAAGTTAATATGCTTAGGAATAAGCGGCAGGTGTTCAGGCATAGGACTGGCTCTGGCTGGCCTGAGCGACGTGGCCATGGCATCAGAAAGTGCTAGCTTCGCGGTCAGCGCGAAGTCGCACCCCACAACCATCGGGCCCGGAATCGCAGTGCTAACAGCTTACAAGCTCCTTCCTCAACCTTTa CTGAATGACTTAGTAGTGTTTGGACGTCGCTTGCCTGCGGCGGAAGCTCTCCGCGGTGGGTTAGTAAGCCGCACTCTATGGCCTGAGAATTTCGACAAACAAGTACTGAGTATTGCAAAGGACATCGCCGCACAACCATCACAG AATATCTTATTGAAGAAACAGCTCCTAAATTTGAAGAAAAGTGCGGGAGATTCTACTTCGTTACATTTGGAGAAGGAGCGGGATCTGCTCGTTGCATATTGGACGTCAGTAGAAGGCCAGGCGTTGCTACGCGCAGCTTACAACGCCGCCTGA
- the LOC113501346 gene encoding DNA ligase 1 isoform X2 yields the protein MEAVEEPPLLTNPVEGMKVNVIYDEKEENAVASVATDVCQTHKSNGVSESSEAKVVAPIESNPAPVEDSKSENVSIAEVNNASKVEDIEPAVPPPEPDTTEVLVEDKVEQTKVSTQDTSSVTTETLESKPVEEPEQVSEVATIVEVDNTIETSMERVTFQTEILIESVDNEIIDNVAEEATIEENTEQDTSNLLSELGQSIELSEALRSSDVTDNVKNNNLATRQEVFNKEELLDILEGNDEEQPENVLTTNFQNVCSDKILEAQLALQQLSRLKTKPRKPRSDRLSRSRKIEKKVTKEKIKEQTKELVQISTQNDQVEVKSESEGDSIVNDLVKEWDDEDTPAGEKDSIIEPIGNIDKTTEGAVKPQDGETKEEDISSRTSMDSLSIPNKTGEEGQPQRRLGRVIKKKVIFDPDNPDTFTKSKTSKKNTEVSTELDKESTPAKKNKTDQTFQRSKSKSPLSKLQWKKPSPKNCKQNKRLTEVDKLLMDEGAVNMIYQLTPEAPKGKKNMKTKAEFIKKIQSSSTPDSKEMKFRERKKESKYEDGEARKILGGKQRSSLSSSVKSPSVCEDFEAHSADDSIIYRRHSSSSYSSSCMSPRRLSDVETSGQNVSRNSQQVVEVAHALPNTEGGSNRPVEVFMAETTDIKPDAINKNDCLSIKEKLNSKLNLALNKRKHDNPKGEKPSKLKKVSKSDEKPSGVEEYKFLSVNFDQRLAEVCVQRAGTKCNTEVIQELEKVLKMIESKKNISVTLLTSDCGSLYSDLDLRPLLDDNIDKTNVAAYETAESIRSLLHTVEQHSKLICLGISGRCSGIGLALAGLSDVAMASESASFAVSAKSHPTTIGPGIAVLTAYKLLPQPLLNDLVVFGRRLPAAEALRGGLVSRTLWPENFDKQVLSIAKDIAAQPSQNILLKKQLLNLKKSAGDSTSLHLEKERDLLVAYWTSVEGQALLRAAYNAA from the exons ATGGAAGCAGTTGAGGAGCCTCCACTTCTTACCAATCCAGTGGAAGGCATGAAAGTAAACGTAATTTATgatgaaaaagaagaaaacgCTGTGGCTTCGGTAGCAACGGATGTATGTCAAACACACAAATCAAACGGTGTTTCAGAATCCTCTGAGGCTAAAGTCGTTGCCCCAATTGAAAGTAATCCCGCACCTGTTGAAGATAGCAAATCAGAAAATGTGTCTATTGCAGAAGTAAACAATGCGTCAAAAGTGGAGGATATAGAGCCGGCGGTACCTCCACCAGAGCCTGACACTACAGAAGTGCTTGTTGAAGACAAAGTTGAACAAACAAAGGTGTCAACACAGGACACATCTTCTGTTACCACTGAGACATTAGAAAGTAAACCGGTTGAAGAACCTGAACAAGTGAGTGAAGTGGCTACTATCGTTGAAGTGGATAATACTATTGAAACATCTATGGAAAGGGTTACTTTCCAGactgaaatattaatagaatCTGTTGACAATGAAATTATTGACAATGTTGCTGAAGAGGCAACTATAGAGGAAAACACTGAACAAGATACTTCTAATTTACTTAGTGAACTTGGGCAAAGTATTGAATTAAGTGAAGCTTTACGGTCATCAGATGTTAcagataatgtaaaaaataataatttggcaACCAGACAGGAAGTGTTTAATAAGGAAGAATTATTAGATATCCTGGAAGGAAACGATGAGGAGCAGCCAGAAAATGTGTTGACTACAAATTTCCAAAATGTATGTTCTGATAAAATTTTAGAAGCACAGCTGGCATTGCAACAGCTTTCTCGATTAAAAACAAAGCCTAGAAAACCTCGATCAGATAGACTCTCAAGAAGTAGAAAAATTGAAAAGAAGGTGactaaagaaaaaatcaaagaaCAAACAAAGGAACTTGTACAGATCTCAACACAAAATGATCAAGTGGAAGTTAAAAGTGAATCTGAAGGGGACAGTATTGTGAATGATTTAGTGAAAGAGTGGGATGATGAGGATACTCCTGCTGGTGAAAAGGACAGTATAATTGAACCAATTGGAAACATAGATAAAACTACTGAAGGAGCTGTGAAACCCCAAGATGGAGAAACTAAGGAGGAAGACATTTCATCCCGGACTTCAATGGATTCTCTAAGCATCCCAAATAAGACTGGTGAAGAAGGCCAGCCTCAAAGAAGACTTGGTCgagtaataaagaaaaaagttatatttgatCCAGATAATCCTGATACATTTACGAAAAGTAAaactagcaaaaaaaatacagaagtAAGTACAGAGTTGGATAAAGAATCAACACcagctaaaaaaaataagactgaCCAAACTTTCCAGAGGTCCAAATCTAAATCACCACTATCTAAACTCCAGTGGAAAAAGCCATCTCCTAagaattgtaaacaaaacaagagaTTGACTGAAGTTGATAAGTTGTTAATGGATGAGGGTGCTGTTAATATGATTTATCAGCTCACCCCTGAAGCTCCAAAAGGTAAGAAGAATATGAAAACTAAAGcagagtttataaaaaaaatacaaagttctTCAACACCAGATTCTAAAGAAATGAAAtttagagaaagaaaaaaagaatcaaaatatGAAGATGGAGAAGCAAGAAAAATCCTTGGTGGCAAGCAGAGGTCCTCTCTGAGTAGCTCGGTTAAATCCCCATCAGTTTGTGAAGATTTTGAGGCACACAGTGCAGatgattccattatttataGACGGCACTCATCCAGTTCATACTCCAGCTCATGCATGAGTCCACGGCGGTTAAGTGATGTTGAGACAAGCGGGCAAAATGTGTCTCGTAATTCTCAGCAAGTAGTAGAGGTTGCTCATGCCCTGCCAAACACAGAGGGTGGCAGTAATCGTCCAGTTGAGGTGTTCATGGCAGAAACCACAGATATAAAACCTgatgctataaataaaaatgattgctTGTCAATTAAAGAAAAGCTCAATTCAAAACTAAACCTTGccttaaataaaagaaaacatgataATCCCAAAGGTGAAAAACCATCAAAGctaaaaaaagtatcaaaatctGATGAGAAACCTTCAGGTGTTGAGGAATATAAATTCCTATCAGTAAACTTTGATCAAAGGTTAGCTGAAGTATGTGTTCAGAGAGCAGGTACCAAATGCAATACTGAG GTAATACAAGAGCTAGAAAAGgtattaaaaatgattgaatcaaagaaaaacatatcAGTGACATTGTTAACATCTGACTGTGGCAGTTTATATTCGGATTTAGACTTAAGACCATTGTTAGATGATAATATTGACAAAACAAATGTAGCTGCATATGAAACAGCTGAATCTATAAG GTCGCTCTTACACACAGTGGAACAACATAGCAAGTTAATATGCTTAGGAATAAGCGGCAGGTGTTCAGGCATAGGACTGGCTCTGGCTGGCCTGAGCGACGTGGCCATGGCATCAGAAAGTGCTAGCTTCGCGGTCAGCGCGAAGTCGCACCCCACAACCATCGGGCCCGGAATCGCAGTGCTAACAGCTTACAAGCTCCTTCCTCAACCTTTa CTGAATGACTTAGTAGTGTTTGGACGTCGCTTGCCTGCGGCGGAAGCTCTCCGCGGTGGGTTAGTAAGCCGCACTCTATGGCCTGAGAATTTCGACAAACAAGTACTGAGTATTGCAAAGGACATCGCCGCACAACCATCACAG AATATCTTATTGAAGAAACAGCTCCTAAATTTGAAGAAAAGTGCGGGAGATTCTACTTCGTTACATTTGGAGAAGGAGCGGGATCTGCTCGTTGCATATTGGACGTCAGTAGAAGGCCAGGCGTTGCTACGCGCAGCTTACAACGCCGCCTGA